Below is a window of bacterium DNA.
GCGCCGCCACCGTCTTCAGCACCGGGAGCTCATCCTCGGAATAGGCGGAGAAATCGTCGTTGAAGATGAAGTAGGCGACTCCGTAATCCCTGTTGATGTTGGCGAAGGCATAGTAATCGGAGAAGAGCGCTATCTCTTCAAATTTTCCGGTCTTGTCGGAGTAAACCCGAAGCCCGGTGTTTCCGACGTAGATGTCGATGTAGTAGTTTTCCACTCCGTAGGGAGGGGCGAACCCCATTCTATTGTACTCGCCCAGCGCGTACTCCATGCTGTTGGCGAGGGTGACCACCCACAAGGGAGTGCCTTTCTCGCCGTTCTGGCCCCACTCCTTATCGTTTCTGTCGAAGTCGTTGCCCCAGAAGACCCTGAAATGCTCCGTTGTGAGAAAAACTCCGTTTTCGATCTGGGTGGGGACGACTCCGCGGCTCTGGGTCGCCAAAGCGTTTCTCGAAAGCGGCGCGGCGGGGGTGAAGGAGTTGTCGGATCTTCCCAGAACGGTGCGCCCCGCGTAAGCGCCGGCCGCGGTCAGCATTACAAGACCCGTTAAGCCCGAAACCGTGATTTTGTTGACGTAGCGTTTCATGGGGCGCCTTCTTTCGTCGTCTCTCACACCTCTAGGACATCTTTTCCTACCCCGTACCTGTCCGCGAACGCAGTCTTGATCTTGCCGATGGCTTCATTCTGTATCTGACGGATGCGCTCCCTGCTGAGGCCCATGTCCCTCGAAATCTGCTCGAAGGTTTCCTCTTCCGCGTCGCCGAAGCCGAAACGCCTGGCGATAACCTCTCGCTCCCTGTCGCTGAGACCGGGAAGGAGCGAGAGCAGAAGGTCATTGAGCTGATTGCTTATCAGGGTCTCGGCCTGCCCCTTCTGATCGGGGTCGCTGAGAACTTCGGCGAAGCTGCTGTCGTTGTCGATGGAAACTTCCTGGTCTATCGAGCAGACCTGGAGATTGATGGAAGAGAGGCGGACGACGTAAGCCTTCGTAAAACCGGTGAGGTCGCAAAGCTCCTCTTCCGTAGGCTCGATCCGGCGTTCCAGAATGAAGGTCTCCCTGACTCTCTTCAGCTTCTGGAGGTCGTCCGAAACATGCACGGGAACCCGCACAAGCTTCGTCTGCTTCTGCAGGGCGCGTTCGATCGACTGCTCGATCCACCACCCGGCGTAGGTGGCGAAGCGCGCGCCCTTATCGCCTCTGAATTTTCCCACGGCGACGATAAGGCCCATGTTGCCCTCTTCGATGAGATCGTCGAAGGTCATCCCCCTGTTAGTATACCTCTTGGCTATCTTGACCACCAACCGGAGGTTCGATTCGATCATCATCCTCCTGGCGAAATCGTCGCCGGAGGCGATTTTCACGGCGAGTTCAATCTCTTCGCCGTAATCAAGGAGTCTCGTCTTGCGGATAGCCTTCAGATAAAGCCCCATGCTGCTGAGGCAACTGCGGCCGGTGGCCTTGTTCACAATCAGTCCATCCTCCAGCCGGGCGTTTTTCTGGGATTCTGAAAGTTTCCTCA
It encodes the following:
- a CDS encoding sigma-70 family RNA polymerase sigma factor, whose protein sequence is MRKLSESQKNARLEDGLIVNKATGRSCLSSMGLYLKAIRKTRLLDYGEEIELAVKIASGDDFARRMMIESNLRLVVKIAKRYTNRGMTFDDLIEEGNMGLIVAVGKFRGDKGARFATYAGWWIEQSIERALQKQTKLVRVPVHVSDDLQKLKRVRETFILERRIEPTEEELCDLTGFTKAYVVRLSSINLQVCSIDQEVSIDNDSSFAEVLSDPDQKGQAETLISNQLNDLLLSLLPGLSDREREVIARRFGFGDAEEETFEQISRDMGLSRERIRQIQNEAIGKIKTAFADRYGVGKDVLEV